The DNA segment ctctatACAGCTTGGTCCTGAATCTCCTTcccagtcaaacccttttccttgagagcttcttttactttattcatcctcCACTTTGGCATCCTTCAccttctcttcccctgtacttccattctcatcactcttttgcccacatattcattgcctctcctcatcacatatcATGCTTTCATGTCCTgtcttagatttctctcccactgattgttccattttttattctgtcctcttttgtaactccacacatccatctcaactcTCTCAGTTCTGCCACGTCCAACTTCCTCTTTTGAGCtctctttactgcccatgtctgagCACCATACAACATTGTTGGTCTTACAAGTATCTTAAAATctttacctttaaccttctccttaattcttccatcacacaatattcctgatAGCTTCTTTCAATTGTTCCATCAACTCTTCACTCTGTGAGTTATGTCTACACCTAGTTTtccatccactcttttcaataactCTTTCTGcgggctaacttctgaatcctgaccatcattaaacctcatatattgtCTTGTTCTCTGTCTTGTTCCTAGTTATCGTCAATTCTCTATCttctaaagcccttctccattttttgaactgcctctccacttcctcttttctggtgcctcacaacacagtgtcatcagcaaaaagcctgcattAGGGAGATTGGACTTTTATGCCACGACTCAACACATTCATAACTAGaccaaagaggtaaggacttaaagaagattccTGGTGCAGACCTAATCTTACTGGGAtattgtctgttaccccaacactgatTTTAACCTGAGTCCTGACTCCTTCATAGATATCctagacaatcctcacatacttttctggtcctcctttctctctaaTGCACCTCCAAGACTTCTTGATGTGTCATTTTATCATATGCTTtcaacaaatcaataaacaccatacaCAAACCTTTCCCTTTTTCTTGATGCTTTTCAATGTTAGTTGTTCCTCTCTCTGGCATAAATacaaactgctcctcccctatggtgATCTCTTTCCCAAGCCTTCTCTCTAtgaccctttcccaaattttcattgtatgtggcatcagctttatccctctatagtttccacaatccgtAATCTCACCCTTATCCTTATAAATGTGTATAATTACATTTTCCCTCCAGTCCCCAGTTATATTCTCTCAACGTaatagatcttctgcattagatcccacaacatctactccctcttctcctaaactcttacAGATTTCTGCTGGTATTTCAACTGGTccagttttcattcttttcagtgcctcctttacttcctccctccttGTTCTTGGTAGTACCCCTTCATTTGGGACTCAATCCCCAAAAAGATAAATACACACTAAATACATTcttaagaattaaagaaaaaattagattaaatttAACCATTTGTTAAAAACAGAAAGTATAGCAGCAGGATTGCAACAAATATATTGGTATgagcaatgtaaaaaaaatcctccttgttttcactttataaaagacaataattaaaatgaacattaaacaaaacaaatttgtaGACGTTTATGTGGACTTCTAATATTTAGTAAGACCAAGGCATGTAAGGTTGAACAGTATGAAGTCATTTTTTTATGTCCATATCCTAGAGTATCCATTCCTTGAAGAAGATGCTGTGCACATTAAACAGTATGGTATTACACTATTCTTTTGAGCAAATGGCataaagttttaaatattttttagctgcttcttttatcttttcatttcttaaactATAAATCAAGGGGTTCACCACTGGAATTACAAGAAAAGATAAGCTCCCAACCAAAATGCGTCTTTCATACGAGAAGCCTTCCATCTTCAACTCTGCATATACAATGGAGCCAAACACATAGTACATCACCACCAGAGCCACATGTGAAGAGCACATCGAAATGGCTTTCGTTCGGCTTTCTCTGGTGTTTAGCCTTAGAACAGAAAGCATAATTTTGACATAGGTCCATGTTACATAAATCAAGGGCACATAGTTGCCCACAATAGCTAACCCAAATGCTCCATCTGCTTGACTTGTAACTTCAGCACAAGCGAGGGAAAGGACAGCTGGATAGTCACAGTAACAGTGCATGATTTTATTAGAAGAACAGTAAGGCAGAGATGAAGCTAATATGGTGTTAGCCACTGGGTATAAAAAACCCAGTATCCAGGTGACTGCcattattagaaaacattttttcccatttataataatattataatgtaGAGGTTTCACTACAGCAATATATCGGTCATACGCCATTGCTGCCAAAATGAAGTTCTCTGTACCtcctaaagaaataataaaatacaattgcaCAAAGCAGTCAGAGAAGTTAATCTTATTGTACCCAGTGAAAACAGCAAGAAGTTTTGGTGTAATTGAAGTGGCCGTCAGAATGTCTAAAAGGgataaattacaaagaaaaaaatacatgggGGTGTGAAGCCTGTGGTCCAGTGaaaccaaaagaataaaaaagaaattagcaATTAGGGTCATTAACAGCAGAAGAAAGAATCCAATAAATAGAAACATCTTGTAGTCTTGCAAGCCTGGAAAGCACATGAGTTCAAATTCTGTAATAGTTGAAAGTGTGGatccatttatttgtataacGATGAGATCATACtgtaaaagagagaaaaatgaaattatatatCTTGCTGTGGTTATATTACATTAATCATATTATCTAACAATGAAAAGCAATGGAGTATATTTGATTATTTGTGAACAGGTAAGGATTCGCCTATGGCTGTGAGGTCCACCGTACTGCAGTTTCAACTCCATCACTAACACGGAGGAGCTCTGAGATTTGTGTGCATTTCACTGACTTCACAAAGTGATTCCAAAGtggtacatatttttatttgcagTACAAAGCTTAGCTGCAGTGACTTGGACGGAGTAGGGAGGGTGTATTCGTATTCAGCTTTTTGCTGATTTAAAAACATGAAACTTACATACCAACTGAAAAGAGTAATTTTTGAACAAGAAATGTTCAAAATGTTCATGTGTAACCACGATGCTGAAGACATTTGTTGGCTGGTAGAGAATCCTCCCACCTGACACATCAAGACATCGCAACCTGTATTTCAGGAGTCTTATGGTGTGCTGCATAACTGAGTGTACAAGAGAATATTTGGACCCTCTGTCTTTCAAACCAGGGCCACATTTAGCCCATAGTTCCATAAAAATGCCCCTTGGAACTTGAAATCAGCTCATAacccagtcatcatcatgggtaaaaaaaaaatcctaccagTCCCTGAAAGCTTGTTCCCTTCATATTGTGACCATTTGCATAGTCTTCAACTAGATACTACAATCCATGCTGTCTCAAACCCTTAGGCCATGAATGGGATATAGGACATTCGATTTATAGCTTCCTGTATGGAGGGAGTGAATCACGTCTGTGTTTTTACTTCATGTAGTTATTGACAACATGAAATTgctttggtttctaatcctgagaagtgacaacaattAGCCGATATATATACTGACGAAAAACCAAAAGTCTTCTTCAGTGCAAATTTGCACCATAGGCCATCTTAAAAGCCAATCAAAATAGAATCTATATGTTAAATTCATCACTGTTGAGGTTtaatgtttgtcacgtcaactcacattataataacaaatatGAAATGAATTGTTATACAGTATGCATGAGTCATCATTTAGTGGTTTGGCTATATTTCGTTGGGTgttcaagggtgtcatcattgtACTGCTTCTctaaaatgttgcgtatgaatggGTAAGAGTTGCCGTAAATATACACAAGTTTCCacatcaagttttctttcataACTCTTGACTTTTGCGTGGAAAGTTGCATATTCACATTTTGGGCCTCTTTTTACAAGTTTTTTATATCTGACCCTAGACCTggtaatgatgacaaaatatttcaGCAAATCCAATCCAAAATCCAAAACCTATTCATGTCACTTCTTTGGGATGTCATTACCCATCCCAAGCTTTGAAATAAAATCTTAATAGGagaaagatgaaaataaacattaattcgAAGAACCAGACTACACATACTATATAAATAGAAGATTATCCTTACACACTGTGAAGGATGACATGGATGGAGTGGTGTCCTGGcgatcttgtaaagcactttgggctacattgttgtatgaaaatatgctatataagtaaatgttgctaatcagcccaacaaagcttgtcagtcctattcacttaattcctgcaaaataacatcaagttgagttttgaaggtccctaaattcCTAGTGTCGACCACTCTACTTGGTCAAATTTATGACATGCGTCTCTGTACACATTGAGAACTGTAACAACATTAGAAAATATCACAAGGGTGAGACAGGCTGGAGAGAGGAGGCCTGGACAATTTGGCACAATGTCAGTCAGTAGGAGTAAACACTTCAAACTAAACTGTTCGCCAAATCATTTATTAAGATGTATCCTGTCacctatataaaatacaaataacaaacacaaattTGTTAGTAATAATTTAGCTGTATGAGTAAATTTTTAATGCACTttaattgttaatatttgtgaccTTGTTTAGAAAAACACATTGTGAACAGTGGAGCTCACTTGAAAGCGTTAttttgcatggacagagagtgttaataaatataaaaaagccctctttaaagctcggtcagaatattattctacattaatagatagcaataataaaaatcctcgggcactgtttagaacagtggctaaattaacaaatggaaattcagatcaaaagtgcaaaataccaacagatattagcagtacagactttatgaactttttcaatgagaaaattaaaaatataagatcccagatctctgcatcacactacaaaccaaatactagcttagcagaccctgtctcacattgcactcagcactttagtaattttaatcctgtaactgagcaggaagtcttaagtttaatttctaaaatgaagcccacttcttgttccctagatccagtgccaacaaaactagtaaaaagtgcaatggatgttcttgcagagcctatcctaaacattatcaatagttcattattgcatggcacagtacctgatacactaaaagtgtcaatcattaaaccattacttaaaaagtcagaccttgacccacacatactaaataattataggcctatttcaaatttaccgtttctctctaaaatactagaaaaagtagtcgccagtcagcttcagacacaccttatgcattacaatttatttgagaaattccagtctggttttcgcactggtcatagtacagaaacagcactaacatgggttgtaaacgacattctgatatcctctgatgaaggaaactccactataaTTATGATGTTGGACTTAaatgcagcgtttgacaccatcgaccattctattttactgcacaggctagaaaattatgttgggcttacaggcactgttctcgcttggtttagttcttacttatcaaatcgattccaatatgtacagaaatgtgctgacagtactccatcattatacacagaagttcaatatggtgtcccgcagggctcagtactgggatctttactgttttcactgtacatgcttccactgggatctctcattaggaaacataatgttaattttcactcatatgcagatgacacccagttatacctttcatttaaatcaaatgaagtttctccaatgttgtctttaattagttgtgttagcgaattaaaggaatggatgaatgagaactacttgtctttaaatacagataaaacagagatgttaattgttggagggaatgatgctgatcacaacaatattttgtcatcatttaactcagttggaatcccagtcaattttactgatcagcccgcaatctaggagttatctttgactctagcatgtcatttaaagcgcatattacaaagttgtccaaaacatgtttcttccatcttaaaaatgttaggaaattacggtgctttttaaataaacaggattctgagaaactaattcatgcatttatctctagtaggattgactactgcaatgcggtgttcactggatgttcaaactgttctttatacagcctccagttaatccaaaatgcggctgcaagaattattacaagaacaagaaaatacgaacacataactccagttcttaaatccttacactggctcccggttaagtttagggaagatttcaaaatccttcttttaacatataaagcattaaatggtcgaggtccggcttacttgtctgaacttatcatgacttacaaacctgagcgcacattaagatctcaagatgccggtctgcttatgattccaaggattaataaaataacaatgggaggttgagcttttagttacagggcccctaaactgtgtaatggtctgcctgctactataagagatgccccttcggtctcagcttttaaatcccggctgaagactcactacttcagtttagcacaacctgactagagctgctgattaactgtacagactgcacctctgttgttagtcattagcacttaaacataagtaacatgacagttataattggatactaaccctcacttattctgtttttcttctcggtactcaaatgtggcacttggtgccactgcccacctgccaagttgttttgcctgcctaaggaaaagtcatccctgatggaggatcgcaggaatcgtgggaaagaggggtcctttcatcggattggctggcccagcactgtttcagccgtggaatggccaaatgggggaggcagattgaaggatgaggtctccaggactctacacaaatccaaatcttattatgggatatatcatctattgttaaattctgctctgtacttctaaaatttatattttttatttcttactatattgagaaattgttctgttctgcgtactgtattgtattgtattgacccccttcttttgacacccactgcacgctcaacctacctggaaaggggtctctttttgaactgcctttctcaggggttcttccattttttccctacaaggttttttttgggaatttttccttgccttcttagagagtcgaggctgggggggctgtcaagaggcagggcctgttaaagcccattgtggcacttcctgtgtgattttgggctatacaaaaataaactgtattgtattgtattgtattgtattttacaaAACACGGTATTTAAGACATAGTAAATAAACTGCAtcgattatttcttttttgttaacttATTCCTTATATGCTGCCATGTGTCAAAGGACTAAGCTACTTGAACATTCATACTGTCTTTTCAAAAACCATCATATCCTATTTACTTTTCCTATTTATTTCTCTCAACTTTATTCAAAGCCTAACACTAAACATTTACACTGACTGTGCTATACCTTAGAAATCTATttcctgttttgaatgataattattgttttattaacaataggTTTGCTTTACACTGTTAATGTCAGAAATAAGCTGGAATGAAAGAAAAACGTTCACGTCttttattatatggccattgTTGTTAGTTTCTGTGTGGCTCCACTGACATTATAGTAATAAGCCTCTTCTTAAGTCCCAGGATTGTATCCATTTTCTTATGTGGGtgctcagattaaaaagttaaaGAACTCCTGCTGTATACACATTTGAAAAATACTTGTAATAAAATAAGCAGTATACATTGTGTAAAACAAAATTTATATTGCCactgaacattttattaaaaattattttacacaCCTGATTCATCTGTCCAGTTTGCATATGCACTTTCTGCAGTTTCAATACAACACCATTAGAAAtcacaaacaatatatatatagtatgtacacTGATAGCCTTCCTGATTATATTTACAGTTGAGCAGGACAAAATACTGAGGGCAAGTTGTTTATCAGTCTCTTAAAAGTAAATTATGCCCTAGAgacaaatgtataaataaattcaATGGAAACAATTAAAGAATCACTGTGTATCATTACCTCAGGGCCTTAGTGCAGCAGCTGCTCTATCCATCCACAGAGATTGCCCAttctgtttatttacttaaaatctgTTTATTGAGCTTTTGGAAGacagtattttgtaatgtttaataaaatgtattgtaacaaCCCGGGTGTGCGAAAGATAGCCCAATGGTTTTAGTACTCTGAACAAAGCTGGTAGTAACTAGCCCTGAAAACAACCATTGATTTCTTTGTCTGCCATACCTGCTATCATCTTCTGTGGCTCTCCATGCCCCCAACTGGTTCGTCCCAGTGCCTGTGCATGCACACAGCAAGCCTTGCCTTACTCCACTCACCAGAGGTCAGAGCAAACTGAAATGGCAAACTATCCCTAGGCTCCAAGAGCCGACCCAAGGCCAAAGTCCATCCAGGGCAATGGGTTTCAGGAGCAGGGAGATGAGGTCAAAGTGCTAACTCCTCCGGAACTGCCAaggtccaaagcagaccacctcatctgttaaacctGGTGGGGAGGGGTGTTATGACTTGGGCGTATATGGCTGCTATAGGTACACTTGTcctcattgatgatggaactgctgacagccgTGGCACAATGAATtatgaggtgtatagaaacatctgatctactCAAATTCCAGTAGATGCATCCAAACTCACTGGACAGCTCTTCATCTTACAAACATACTGCTGTGAAAACAGAGGAGTTTTTCATAGGTAAAAACTGGAAAATTTTTGAAATGCCCAAGCCAatcacccgatttaaatccaactgagcaggccttcaaTATGCTAAaaggaagaaggaggaggaacAGAAAACCTGGACCTCAGTAATTGGAACATTCTAAGTTCAGAGTCATCAAAAATGCCACTAAGTGGCTTCTGAAATGGCTCAAAAAAGAAGGGCTTCCTAACAATTCAAACAGCAGCATTCTACAAGATGGGAGTATCATTGTGCCAAGCTGGAGACGTGCCAATATGTTTCTCAGCATTCTGCCAAAGGTTGAGAGCACATAAGCCTAAGGGGGAATGTGACTTTATTTTCAATGAAGTAAAAGGAAGAACAGAAATGGACCTGGATTTAGTTCTGAACCAGAATGGTCAGTTTGTGGGAGGATTTAACCAGCTCCATACTGGTCAAAGGGTAAACGTCAAATGATGTATCTGTAGGTCTGTCAGAGGCAATCATCTCCTTTGAATTTATCATGTGTCAAAGTGGAGTGATTAATATAAAGTCTCTTACCATTGCATAGAAAGGCAGATAGATGGTATTTAACTTCTTACCAATATTTTAAGGGGGATGAGAGAGGAACAAAAGAACTATTAAATGTTATCCATTCCAATAATTGTCAATTCAGAATTGAAGGACAGTACAAGAAAACAACCATGAAGAAAGGATTTCCTTGATATTCCTAAAGATACAATAGTGATTCGATAAAACAATGTCCAGCAGAGAAGgaaaaacatcaaagcacaaatATTTCAGTGAATTAGCCAAAGAAAGATGCAAGTGAAAAAATCGACTGATTGCACGGGAATTTAATAGAATGAGGACAAACTTTGACCAACTAAATTATATTTCCAGACAGTGtctgaaaatgatataaaaaataagaatttgtgGGAAACAGAAGGAGCATCAccaagaaaaagcaaaacatcCTTAGCATACTGTACAAAGGAATTTTATAACTTGGGGTGATGAAATAAACAATAGCCAGAGCTGCAAGTGAGATATTAAAATTCAAGCTGgtgtacaatttaaaaatgtaaccacAGTTAGTTAAATGATTAAAGTTTTTTATTCGAAAGTAGCTGCATATTAACAAtataatccctgaagcctatgaaaaaaatcagaatcctgggcaaccttaaattcctttgcatctttccatcagtgtcttttgttttgtaaatgtgatgatcagcacaagcagcaagcagcctgttatgcCATCCCAGTCAATTTACAGTCAAGTTACTGCCATTTGCAGtgaacttgggcaaaaagttctcccagctcaagtcttgtttatctgggtgtgaggtgcctggagttgtataggataaataatatattgttatttggaacacatgcatgtcATGTGTGTTCTGGTATATTTTGgtataaagtgtataatgtgtgaagacttaagtccaaataagcactttcacaaaaggtacacatataacaaaacaagtgagcttttattcaaaaatataactgaagaaaaagaaatcaggttagggtacgaCACTGAAATGACCACttgggtggtgtagtggtaagaattgctgactcataatcaagaggccACGGGTTTGAGTCTGGACCCTAACCAGAACtactattttgagtagtgagatgctcttattgttattattatacaataaaaaacatacatttgatttgagtcagtaacagttttttttattcagttttattctctcagtcacattcatgctcccccgcgatctgacactgctgttttcaaataaagacgtactataacagaggtgaactcagatgaggatgtgggttctacatcggagaaagggAACAGAAgacctccccacaagaaacatccactaACACATAacaacaacgcagctgcaccaggtgtaaaggcgaaagatggcaccatttggatgcaacAACAGGTCGGGCGGtgtcctgccagtgaatctgccacatacatgtccttcaatgaaacagcagaacTTACACACTTTTGTCCCACATGCTTTTGTCACACTGCCATACAGGACTAATATAATTTTGAATAACAACCCTGTGCAACTTTAAATGTTATATGTGAGATTCAGAGGGATAGAAGCATATGCAGTCGGAAGAAACTCTTgtcattaataattttttgtcattCATGCCATCTCTCCCTCTCactcagttattacatttttctgttgttcTGCTGAATTTTTCCAGGCTCTGAACATCTTTTCTGTCTGCCTTTGCAATTGTCACTCAACATGGTAAATCTGACTTGGCACCAActctttcatatacagtacatattgaatTAATATTTCTTGATGTAGATATAATTTActtctttaaatcttttaatccaatacgttggtttggacatgtgtagaggagagatgctgggtatattgggagaagaaggctaaggatagagctgccaaggaagaggaaaagaggaaggcctaagagaaggtttatggatgtggtgcagagaggacatgcaagtgatgggtgcaatacagcaagatggagaggatagaaagatatggaagaagatgatccactgtggcaactcctaatgggagcagccaaaagaagaagaagaatccaaTAACTCAACTCCCATTCAGTTTTAGAATTATGGGCATGCTGAAAATAATCCTGAAATGGAGCAGATCCCTTGGAGAAACACatgccacccacacacacacacacgcacgcacgcgcacacacacacatacatacatacagcctcatatactgagtCACTTTAGACTGACCAGTTCACTGAACACCACTTTTTTAACTATGTGGGATGAAACTGGAATAACCTTGAGAAAGAACTTGTAAACCCCATGTTAGACTCATTcttctggatctgtgaggcagcagtactagaTTTGGATGGGATGATTTTAAATACTTTGTGTGCAATTAaatacaattataataaaaacGTTACAAAAAATTACATTGATTCAAAATATCATGCAAACAAATCCATGAGAGTTCAAGATTAATGCGTAAATTGAAAAAAGGACACATGACACAAGATATGAATTACAGCAGCAATCAGAATATTTTATAACAGTGCTTATTTTTACAAGTTTAAAAAGAGTGCATTCATGAAGAAAACATGTTTCCATTTTTTGATAAAACCTTGTCAGTACCATCAGCAGAATTTTTGGCATtttgtggaaaaagaaaatgaaggtgCATGTATCTTTTCGCAGCTTCtttcatcttttcatttcttaaactATAAATCATAGGGTTCACCATGGGCATTAGAAAGTAATTCAAGCCTCCAATAAAAATTCGCCCATCATATGAGAGTCCGTTAATTCTTAACCCTGCGTGTACAATGGAGGCAGACACGTAATACATAACCACTACAGTCACATGCGAAAAACACATCGAAAAGGCTTTTGCTCGACTCTCCgttgttttaagttttaaaacagaaatcacaATTCTGACATAAGTCCACAGTACGAAAAGTAAGGGCACATAATTACCAATCACAGCCACACCAAATGCTGAATTGGCATAATCAGTAATGTCAACGCAAGCCAGGGGGAAGAAACAGTCGGGTAATCACAAAAACAGTGCATGATTTTATTTGAGACACAAAAGGGCAGGTTAATAGTTAAAACTAAGAATGCAAATGGGAGAAGAAATCCAAGCATCCACACTATCATCATTATCAACATGcattttttgaaatttataaTCACATTATAATGCAGTGGCTTAACAACAGCAATGTATCGGTCATACGCCATCGCTGCCACCAAGCAGTTTTCTGCAGTCCCAACTGATACTATGAAATACATTTGTCCAATGCAAGCAGAAAGTGAAATAGTTTTGTTAAATTCTGAGAGAACTGCCAAGAGTTTTGGAAtaattgatgttgccatcagtaTGTCCAAGAGGGAtaaattacaaaggaaaaaatacatgGGTGTGTGAAGCCGGTGGTCCAACGAAACCAGAAGGAGGATAAGAAAATTAGCCGTAAGCGTGATTAACAGCAGCAGAAGGAATCCAACAAAGAGAAATATCTTGTAGTCCAGGAGACCCGGAAAACCCACCAGTTCAAATTCTGTGAAGGACGCAGGTTTGGATCCATTCATTTGCATATCTCTGAGGTCATACTGGAAATAAACAGAAAGATTAAATCAAACATCATTTTAAACCCCATTTCTATTGTAAAATTTGATGTTAATGCAATGGTGCCTGTGCATCTACTTAATTCTGCCGTTACATTCCTGCAGTTTTGTGACCAGtctacattttttgattttgataaatgaCAAATCAAGCCTACAGCAATTAAGAAGCAGAAGGACTGAATGATATAACAGCATCTTAATTTTGATGAGAAGTAACATATT comes from the Erpetoichthys calabaricus chromosome 4, fErpCal1.3, whole genome shotgun sequence genome and includes:
- the LOC114641288 gene encoding olfactory receptor 6S1-like: MSQYDLRDMQMNGSKPASFTEFELVGFPGLLDYKIFLFVGFLLLLLITLTANFLILLLVSLDHRLHTPMYFFLCNLSLLDILMATSIIPKLLAVLSEFNKTISLSACIGQMYFIVSVGTAENCLVAAMAYDRYIAVVKPLHYNVIINFKKSFGVAVIGNYVPLLFVLWTYVRIVISVLKLKTTESRAKAFSMCFSHVTVVVMYYVSASIVHAGLRINGLSYDGRIFIGGLNYFLMPMVNPMIYSLRNEKMKEAAKRYMHLHFLFPQNAKNSADGTDKVLSKNGNMFSS